A single Brachionichthys hirsutus isolate HB-005 chromosome 17, CSIRO-AGI_Bhir_v1, whole genome shotgun sequence DNA region contains:
- the got1 gene encoding aspartate aminotransferase, cytoplasmic, which yields MSVFSDVPLAPPVAVFKLTADFREDAHPQKVNLGVGAYRTDDCQPWVLPVVKKVEELLVRDESLNHEYLPILGLPEFRSAAAKVALGDDCPAFGEDRVGGVQSLGGTGALKLGAEFLRRWYNGVNNTATPIYVSAPTWENHNGVFADAGFKDIRPYHYWDAAKRGLDLAGLLQDLEKAPERSVFVLHACAHNPTGTDPTPDEWKQVAEVMQRRNLFVFFDSAYQGFASGSLEKDAWAIRYFVSRGFEMFVAQSFSKNFGLYNERVGNLTVVARDNENLTRIQSQMEKIVRTTWSNPPSQGARIVSRTLNSPALFAEWKGNVKTMADRVLLMRAQLQTKLQALGTPGTWDHITQQIGMFSFTGLNPQQVAFMIREKHVYLMTSGRINMCGLTSKNIDYVAQSIHEAVTQVQ from the exons ATGTCCGTCTTCAGCGATGTCCCGCTGGCCCCCCCGGTGGCGGTCTTCAAGCTGACCGCTGACTTCAGAGAGGACGCCCACCCGCAGAAGGTCAACCTGGGAGTCGGAG CTTACCGTACGGACGACTGCCAGCCCTGGGTGCTGCCGGTGgtgaagaaggtggaggagctgcttgTGCGGGACGAGAGCCTGAACCACGAGTACCTGCCCATCCTCGGCCTGCCCGAGTTCCGCTCCGCCGCCGCCAAGGTCGCCCTGGGGGACGACTGCCCCGCCTTCGGAGAGGACAGG GTTGGGGGGGTCCAGTCTCTGGGGGGGACAGGAGCATTGAAGTTGGGGGCGGAGTTCCTGCGGCGTTGGTACAACGGCGTCAACAACACGGCGACGCCCATCTACGTTTCGGCGCCCACCTGGG agAACCACAATGGCGTGTTTGCCGACGCCGGCTTCAAGGACATCCGTCCCTACCACTACTGGGACGCTGCTAAACGGGGGCTGGACCTCGCCGGGctcctgcaggacctggag AAAGCTCCAGAACGTTCCGTCTTCGTCCTCCACGCGTGCGCCCACAACCCCACCGGCACCGACCCGACGCCGGACGAGTGGAAGCAGGTCGCCGAGGTGATGCAG aggaggAACCTGTTTGTGTTCTTTGACTCCGCCTACCAGGGTTTCGCCTCCGGCAGCCTGGAGAAGGACGCCTGGGCCATCCGCTACTTCGTCTCCCGCGGCTTCGAGATGTTTGTGGCGCAGTCCTTCTCCAAGAACTTCGGCCTCTACA ATGAGAGAGTCGGTAATCTGACTGTGGTTGCCCGGGACAACGAGAACTTGACCCGCATCCAGTCCCAGATGGAGAAGATTGTCAGGACGACCTGGTCCAACCCGCCGTCTCAGGGGGCGCGCATCGTCAGCAGGACCCTCAACAGCCCGGCGCTGTTTGCAGAATG GAAGGGTAACGTGAAGACCATGGCGGACCGGGTCCTGCTGATGAGGGCGCAGCTGCAGACCAAGCTGCAGGCTCTGGGGACCCCGGGGACCTGGGACCACATCACCCAGCAGATCGGCATGTTCAGCTTCACCGGCCTGAACC CCCAACAGGTGGCGTTCATGATCCGGGAGAAGCACGTCTACCTGATGACCAGCGGCCGCATCAACATGTGCGGCCTGACCTCCAAGAACATCGACTACGTGGCCCAGTCCATCCACGAGGCCGTCACCCAGGTCCAGTAG